The proteins below are encoded in one region of Campylobacter helveticus:
- the ilvE gene encoding branched-chain-amino-acid transaminase — MIQAEKIWLDGKLVDFKDATLHFLTHSLHYGNAVFEGTRAYKTQNGLAIFRLEEHTKRLLESAKITLLNCPFSQKELENAQIELLKANAFKENTYIRPLIFLGDGVMGLYHMKAPVRVGIAAWEWGAYLGEEGLEKGIKVKISSFARNSVKSCMGKAKASANYLNSQIAKFEAIEAGYEEALMLDEEGFVAEGTGECFFIVKNGVIITPPNDFSLKSITQDTVLKIAHDLGIDVLRQRISRDEVYTADEAFFTGTAAEITPINNIDARIIGDGLRGKLTRKIQDAYFDIVYGRNEKYASMLTYI, encoded by the coding sequence ATGATACAGGCAGAAAAAATTTGGCTTGACGGAAAATTAGTTGATTTTAAGGATGCGACCTTACACTTCCTAACCCACTCTTTACACTATGGGAATGCTGTATTTGAAGGAACAAGGGCGTATAAAACGCAAAATGGCTTGGCGATTTTTAGACTAGAAGAGCATACGAAAAGATTGCTTGAAAGTGCAAAAATTACGCTTTTAAATTGTCCATTTTCTCAAAAAGAACTTGAAAATGCCCAAATTGAACTCTTAAAAGCAAATGCTTTTAAAGAAAACACTTACATACGCCCTTTAATTTTCTTAGGTGATGGGGTAATGGGGCTTTACCATATGAAAGCGCCTGTAAGAGTGGGGATAGCCGCTTGGGAATGGGGAGCTTACCTTGGAGAAGAGGGGCTTGAAAAAGGGATTAAAGTAAAAATTTCTTCTTTTGCTAGAAATAGTGTTAAATCTTGTATGGGTAAGGCTAAGGCAAGTGCAAATTATCTTAACTCTCAAATCGCAAAATTTGAAGCTATAGAAGCGGGCTATGAAGAGGCTTTAATGCTTGATGAAGAAGGTTTTGTGGCTGAGGGGACTGGAGAATGCTTTTTCATCGTTAAAAACGGCGTTATCATCACACCTCCAAATGATTTTTCGCTCAAAAGCATAACGCAAGACACAGTGCTTAAAATCGCCCACGATTTAGGGATTGATGTGCTTAGACAAAGAATTTCACGCGATGAGGTTTATACAGCAGATGAGGCGTTTTTCACAGGCACAGCCGCAGAAATCACACCTATTAACAACATTGACGCAAGGATAATAGGCGATGGCTTACGAGGAAAACTAACTCGAAAAATTCAAGATGCCTATTTTGACATAGTTTATGGGCGTAATGAAAAATACGCTTCAATGCTAACTTATATTTAA
- the dapF gene encoding diaminopimelate epimerase, protein MKFFKYCASGNDFVIFNAGKRANRSELARILCNRYEGVGADGMIVILPHEKYDFEWEFYNKDGSRAAMCGNGSRAAAHFAYYVNGVNPKMSFLSEVGVIEASIKKNGVEVALSEVKDVKEPFEFEGKMWQYCDTGVPHLVHFCKNVEEFDRKTCQILRKKYNANVNFAQIVNEKLLKVRTFERGVEDETLACGTGMAASFYLAYLQKKMKDKVKVVPKSGEELSFRLKDEKIYFKGKVKCCFEANYYFS, encoded by the coding sequence ATGAAGTTTTTTAAATATTGTGCGAGTGGAAATGATTTTGTAATTTTTAATGCAGGCAAAAGGGCAAATCGAAGCGAACTAGCTCGAATTTTATGTAACCGCTATGAGGGCGTGGGGGCTGATGGTATGATAGTGATTTTACCACACGAAAAATATGATTTTGAATGGGAATTTTACAACAAAGACGGCTCGAGAGCCGCGATGTGTGGTAATGGCTCAAGAGCTGCTGCTCATTTTGCATATTATGTCAATGGTGTCAATCCTAAGATGAGCTTTTTAAGTGAGGTGGGGGTGATTGAGGCGAGTATTAAGAAAAATGGCGTTGAGGTTGCTTTAAGCGAGGTTAAAGATGTCAAAGAGCCTTTTGAATTTGAGGGCAAAATGTGGCAATACTGCGATACAGGAGTGCCTCATTTGGTGCATTTTTGTAAAAATGTAGAGGAATTTGACAGAAAAACCTGCCAAATTTTAAGGAAAAAATACAATGCTAATGTGAATTTCGCGCAAATTGTAAATGAAAAATTGTTAAAAGTGCGAACTTTTGAGCGGGGCGTGGAAGATGAAACCTTAGCTTGTGGAACGGGAATGGCGGCAAGTTTTTATCTAGCATATTTACAAAAAAAGATGAAAGATAAGGTTAAGGTGGTGCCAAAAAGTGGGGAGGAGCTTAGTTTTAGGTTAAAAGATGAAAAAATTTATTTTAAGGGTAAGGTGAAGTGTTGTTTTGAAGCAAATTATTATTTTTCTTAG
- a CDS encoding LegC family aminotransferase, protein MFEKEIAFIKNLYKKEQIALHEPCLGVEEKTLLNECIESGFVSSVGKFVSEFEEQIKKFSKAKYAVATNCGTSALHIALLANGVDKKCEVITQALSFVATANAIFYTGAKPIFLDVSLKTLSLSEEAVREFLAKNAFVKNGKCFNKHTKKHIKALVVMHTFGLSAEILELKELCEKYHIILIEDAAEALGSFYKNKALGTFGKCGIYSFNGNKIITGGCGGVILSDDEKIAKKARHLSTTAKIPHPYHYKHDMLGFNYRLCNINAALLVAQMKKLNAFLEDKRNTAKIYKEFFQNSTFCQFIDEGENEKSNFWLCALKFKKASVRKEFIKTCLENQIFVRPVWKSLASLKMYKDCQKDSLKNTKILEKTLLNIPSSVRGS, encoded by the coding sequence ATGTTTGAAAAAGAAATTGCCTTTATTAAAAACCTTTACAAAAAAGAGCAAATCGCCCTTCACGAGCCTTGCCTTGGGGTAGAAGAAAAGACGCTTTTAAATGAATGTATAGAAAGTGGGTTTGTCTCAAGTGTGGGGAAATTTGTGAGCGAATTTGAGGAGCAAATCAAAAAATTTAGCAAAGCAAAATATGCCGTAGCGACAAATTGCGGCACTTCAGCGCTTCACATCGCACTTTTGGCAAATGGTGTGGATAAAAAATGCGAGGTCATCACGCAGGCTTTAAGCTTTGTAGCGACTGCAAATGCTATTTTTTACACGGGTGCAAAGCCCATTTTTTTAGATGTGAGTCTTAAAACGCTTAGTTTAAGCGAGGAGGCTGTAAGAGAATTTTTAGCAAAAAATGCCTTTGTGAAAAATGGAAAATGCTTTAACAAGCACACGAAAAAGCATATAAAAGCTTTGGTGGTGATGCATACTTTTGGCTTAAGTGCTGAAATTTTAGAGCTTAAAGAGCTTTGCGAAAAATATCATATCATTTTAATCGAAGACGCCGCAGAGGCACTTGGAAGCTTTTATAAAAATAAAGCCTTAGGCACTTTTGGCAAGTGTGGAATTTATAGCTTTAATGGCAATAAAATCATCACAGGAGGCTGTGGTGGCGTGATTTTAAGCGATGATGAAAAAATCGCTAAAAAGGCAAGACACTTAAGCACAACGGCTAAAATCCCACACCCTTATCATTATAAGCACGATATGCTTGGTTTTAATTATAGGCTGTGTAATATCAATGCCGCTTTACTTGTAGCACAAATGAAAAAACTTAATGCGTTTTTAGAGGATAAAAGAAATACCGCTAAAATTTATAAAGAATTTTTTCAAAATAGCACATTTTGTCAATTTATCGATGAGGGTGAAAATGAAAAAAGTAATTTTTGGCTTTGTGCTTTAAAATTTAAAAAGGCAAGTGTGAGAAAAGAATTTATAAAAACTTGCCTTGAAAATCAAATTTTCGTGCGTCCTGTGTGGAAAAGCTTGGCAAGTTTAAAAATGTATAAAGATTGTCAAAAGGATAGCTTGAAAAATACTAAAATTTTGGAAAAAACTCTTTTAAATATCCCAAGTAGCGTGAGAGGCTCTTAA
- a CDS encoding glucosaminidase domain-containing protein: protein MKQIIIFLSFFCIVSFAGFDESYYELSNEERRAVFFTKMDSLLDKSFAKIAQERAFVKTFLENGAKQGFRESEGLTKLAQLREKYRVKNLFSWEEYDKKIRLLPKSLAMAQALIESATATSRFAREANNLFGEWTWGEEGIVPENRAPNSKHKIRIFDSLEESVDSYLLNLNRHFAYENFRQKRYEYAKKGKEFNGLEAALSLHSYSELGGRYVKMISQVIQKYELIKYDLKAQSPLVKW, encoded by the coding sequence TTGAAGCAAATTATTATTTTTCTTAGTTTTTTTTGTATTGTTAGCTTTGCGGGTTTTGATGAGAGCTATTATGAGCTTTCAAATGAAGAAAGAAGGGCGGTTTTTTTCACAAAAATGGACTCGCTTTTAGATAAATCTTTTGCCAAGATAGCACAGGAAAGAGCTTTTGTAAAAACTTTTTTAGAAAATGGAGCAAAACAAGGTTTTAGGGAAAGCGAAGGTTTGACAAAGCTCGCGCAACTAAGGGAAAAATACCGCGTGAAAAATCTTTTTTCTTGGGAAGAGTATGATAAAAAAATCCGTCTTTTGCCTAAGTCTTTAGCGATGGCACAAGCTTTAATCGAAAGTGCAACTGCAACAAGTCGTTTTGCAAGAGAGGCAAATAATCTTTTTGGAGAATGGACTTGGGGGGAGGAGGGCATAGTGCCTGAAAATAGAGCGCCAAATTCTAAGCATAAAATTCGCATTTTTGATAGTTTAGAAGAAAGCGTGGATTCTTATTTGCTTAATTTAAATCGTCATTTTGCTTATGAGAATTTTCGCCAAAAACGCTACGAATATGCCAAGAAAGGCAAGGAATTTAACGGACTTGAGGCTGCTTTAAGCCTTCATTCTTACTCTGAGCTTGGGGGGCGTTATGTTAAAATGATAAGTCAAGTGATACAAAAATACGAGCTTATAAAGTATGATTTAAAAGCTCAAAGCCCACTTGTCAAATGGTAA
- a CDS encoding ATP-binding protein: protein MKILNFFYENHPKFEANYERKLKLYPANLLLKGAKNSGKKSLVLNFLSSFKSEEVLFIDLEDVRFERKSLENLAPFLKQNSQIQILCLYNANDTNLNFESPINTIVCTNNNALNLKGFKELYLDFCDFEEFISISKKNLPIQQLLGLFLQNGQKEENKIIKEDYTPLELEILKYLALNLGKEISINQLFLFLKEKIKTSKDSVYKSIKELENRFIITILTHGEKRLFKIYFKDFSLKNALCIQKNFNALFENMLLCELFKCKEKLFYNKFFHFYTANHAYISSPTLDIDLIKLRAKKILPKALELGIFHIVFITLSSEESFFEQGVKFEILPFDKWALSF, encoded by the coding sequence GTGAAAATCTTAAATTTTTTCTATGAAAATCATCCTAAATTTGAAGCAAATTATGAAAGAAAGCTAAAGCTTTATCCAGCTAATCTTCTTTTAAAAGGTGCAAAAAATAGCGGAAAAAAAAGTCTTGTTTTAAATTTTTTATCCTCTTTTAAAAGTGAAGAAGTGCTTTTTATCGACCTTGAAGATGTGCGTTTTGAAAGAAAAAGTTTAGAAAATTTAGCCCCATTTTTAAAGCAAAATTCACAAATTCAAATCCTCTGCCTTTACAATGCAAATGATACAAACCTAAACTTTGAAAGCCCAATCAATACTATCGTTTGCACAAATAATAATGCGTTAAACTTGAAAGGATTTAAAGAACTTTATTTGGATTTTTGTGATTTTGAGGAATTTATTAGTATTAGCAAAAAAAATCTTCCTATACAACAACTCTTAGGACTTTTCTTGCAAAACGGACAAAAAGAAGAAAATAAAATCATAAAAGAAGATTACACGCCTTTGGAGCTTGAAATTCTAAAATATCTCGCCCTAAATTTAGGGAAAGAAATCAGCATCAACCAACTCTTTCTTTTTCTTAAAGAAAAAATTAAAACCTCAAAAGATAGCGTTTATAAAAGCATAAAAGAACTAGAAAATCGCTTCATCATCACGATTTTGACGCACGGAGAAAAAAGGCTTTTTAAAATTTATTTTAAAGATTTTAGCCTCAAAAATGCCCTTTGCATACAAAAAAATTTCAATGCCCTCTTTGAAAATATGCTTTTATGTGAGCTTTTTAAATGCAAAGAAAAGCTTTTTTATAATAAATTTTTCCACTTCTACACGGCAAATCACGCCTACATCTCAAGTCCCACTTTAGATATAGATTTAATCAAATTAAGAGCGAAAAAAATTCTACCAAAAGCACTTGAACTTGGAATTTTTCACATCGTTTTCATCACACTTTCAAGCGAAGAATCTTTTTTCGAGCAAGGCGTAAAATTTGAAATTTTACCATTTGACAAGTGGGCTTTGAGCTTTTAA
- a CDS encoding substrate-binding domain-containing protein, whose product MKMLSKMALVAIISLTGVSAMDCTAIYGEGKEQIKLATGSPGELGLLEELAKAFNAKNNSSLCWIKAGSGATLKLLKEKQIDIAMVHAPKAEKEAIKEGWAANRTLIGSNEFYILGPKDDPANIKNAKSAKEAYSKIAQKQALFYTRADNSGTHKKELSIWESANIKPNGKWYVKNQDFMLATLKKADSTKGYFMSDSSTYKLAKNELKNLEILYSNDKVLINTYVAMTTEKPSKLALEFVKFLSSKEGQDIITNYGKEKYKENLYENATYAKQYFE is encoded by the coding sequence ATGAAAATGCTATCTAAAATGGCACTAGTTGCTATTATTTCACTTACGGGGGTTAGTGCTATGGACTGCACGGCTATTTATGGAGAGGGAAAAGAGCAAATCAAACTCGCCACTGGAAGTCCGGGTGAGCTTGGACTTTTAGAAGAACTTGCCAAAGCTTTCAATGCTAAAAATAACAGCTCACTTTGCTGGATAAAAGCAGGAAGCGGGGCAACTCTAAAACTCCTAAAAGAAAAGCAAATCGACATCGCTATGGTGCATGCACCAAAAGCAGAAAAAGAAGCCATAAAAGAGGGCTGGGCGGCTAATAGAACCCTCATAGGCTCAAATGAATTTTATATCCTAGGTCCAAAAGACGACCCAGCTAACATTAAAAACGCAAAAAGTGCTAAAGAAGCTTATAGCAAAATCGCACAAAAACAAGCACTTTTTTACACTAGAGCGGATAATTCAGGCACGCATAAGAAAGAATTAAGCATTTGGGAAAGTGCAAACATCAAGCCTAATGGAAAATGGTATGTTAAAAATCAAGACTTTATGTTAGCCACACTTAAAAAAGCAGATAGCACCAAGGGATATTTTATGAGTGATTCTAGCACTTATAAACTCGCAAAAAATGAGCTAAAAAATTTAGAAATTCTTTACTCTAACGATAAAGTTTTAATTAACACCTATGTCGCTATGACAACGGAAAAACCCTCAAAACTAGCCCTTGAATTTGTAAAATTCTTAAGTTCAAAAGAGGGACAAGACATCATTACAAACTATGGAAAAGAAAAATATAAAGAAAATTTGTATGAAAATGCCACTTACGCAAAGCAGTATTTTGAGTAA
- the purM gene encoding phosphoribosylformylglycinamidine cyclo-ligase, with translation MISYEDAGVSIDNGNAFVEAIKPLVNETFNKNVIGGIGSFAGAFRLPSGYEKPVILGATDGVGTKLRLAIDAKRYDTIGQDLVAMCVNDLICNFATPLFFLDYYATAKLEVEVAKAVVEGIAKGCKMANCALIGGETAEMPGMYAKDDFDLAGFAVGIAEEYELERASYVKNGDLLLALPSSGLHSNGYSLARKVLFESLKMEFNDKIDGKNLIDILLEPTRIYVKDFLNLKPYINALAHITGGGLVENLPRVLPRGMGAVIRKHHLKTPEIFYRIGEKVEESEMYRSFNMGVGLVLVVSPQNASKVLESSDAFIIGEIVINEGVVLE, from the coding sequence ATGATTTCATACGAAGATGCTGGAGTAAGTATAGATAATGGCAACGCCTTTGTAGAGGCTATCAAACCCCTTGTGAATGAAACTTTTAATAAAAATGTTATCGGGGGCATAGGTTCTTTTGCTGGGGCTTTTAGATTGCCAAGCGGCTATGAAAAGCCTGTGATTTTAGGAGCGACTGATGGGGTTGGCACTAAACTTCGTCTAGCCATCGATGCAAAACGCTACGATACCATAGGGCAGGATTTAGTGGCGATGTGCGTAAATGATTTGATTTGTAATTTTGCTACGCCTTTATTTTTTCTTGATTATTACGCTACGGCAAAACTTGAAGTAGAGGTCGCAAAAGCTGTGGTTGAGGGCATAGCTAAGGGTTGTAAGATGGCAAATTGTGCTTTAATAGGCGGTGAAACGGCTGAAATGCCCGGAATGTATGCTAAAGATGATTTTGACTTAGCTGGTTTTGCGGTAGGTATAGCTGAAGAATATGAGCTTGAACGCGCATCTTATGTAAAAAATGGGGATTTGCTCTTAGCACTTCCTAGCTCGGGGCTTCATTCTAACGGCTATTCTTTGGCAAGAAAAGTGCTTTTTGAAAGCCTTAAAATGGAGTTTAACGATAAAATTGACGGAAAAAATTTAATCGACATCTTACTTGAGCCTACACGCATTTATGTGAAAGATTTTTTAAATTTAAAGCCTTATATTAATGCTTTAGCACATATCACGGGTGGGGGCTTAGTCGAAAATTTACCGCGTGTTTTACCGCGTGGTATGGGTGCTGTGATAAGAAAGCATCATTTAAAAACTCCAGAAATTTTCTACCGCATAGGCGAAAAAGTCGAAGAAAGTGAGATGTATAGAAGCTTTAATATGGGCGTTGGCTTGGTGCTTGTGGTTAGCCCTCAAAATGCCTCTAAGGTGCTTGAAAGCTCAGATGCCTTTATCATAGGGGAAATTGTGATAAATGAAGGGGTCGTTTTAGAGTGA
- a CDS encoding DUF2393 family protein, which yields MENIKEWILFYTSHFYLADFMLILLVFLFFTCILFLCIFLSHKPIIALFIIALDIIASFLIYIYGYRFIDFELRSRITTIQNQRIIQSSGAFIVDFNITNTSKFNFKDCKVTAKLYQNPNENDNFISSFKKQFIAFRQKSKSFNNLEKGSTQFQRIAFDNFDKEGNYTLRLSSECF from the coding sequence GTGGAAAACATAAAAGAATGGATTCTTTTTTATACTAGCCATTTTTATTTAGCAGATTTTATGCTAATTTTGCTAGTATTTTTGTTTTTCACTTGCATTTTATTTTTATGTATTTTTCTAAGCCATAAACCCATCATAGCCCTGTTTATCATAGCTTTAGACATTATTGCTTCATTTTTGATTTATATTTATGGTTATCGCTTTATCGATTTTGAATTAAGAAGTAGAATTACAACCATACAAAATCAAAGAATCATACAAAGCTCAGGTGCTTTTATAGTCGATTTTAACATCACAAACACCTCTAAATTTAATTTTAAAGACTGTAAAGTTACTGCCAAGCTTTATCAAAATCCAAACGAAAATGACAATTTCATTTCAAGCTTTAAAAAACAATTTATTGCCTTTAGACAAAAAAGCAAAAGTTTTAATAATTTAGAAAAAGGTAGCACCCAGTTTCAAAGAATAGCCTTTGACAATTTTGACAAAGAAGGCAATTATACCCTTCGTTTAAGTTCGGAGTGTTTTTAA
- a CDS encoding F0F1 ATP synthase subunit A, translated as MKDLFLFSSLIDPSHTFSYFFHLALVALIAIIIAKISTRSMQLVPRGMQNLSEAFLEGVLSMGNDTMGNEKSARKYLPLVATLGIVVFFSNIIGIIPGFHAPSASLNLTLSLALIVFVYYHFEGIRTQGVVKYFAHFMGPVKILAPLMFPIEIVSHISRVISLSFRLFGNIKGDDLFLAVILALVPYIAPLPAYVLLSFMAFLQAFIFMILTYVYLAGATIVDEGH; from the coding sequence ATGAAAGATTTATTTTTATTTAGCTCTTTAATCGACCCAAGTCATACTTTTTCATACTTTTTTCACCTAGCCTTAGTCGCTTTAATTGCCATCATTATCGCTAAAATTTCCACGCGTTCAATGCAGCTTGTTCCAAGAGGGATGCAAAATTTAAGCGAGGCGTTTTTAGAGGGCGTTTTATCTATGGGAAATGATACTATGGGCAATGAAAAGTCCGCTAGAAAATACCTCCCCCTCGTGGCGACTTTGGGCATTGTTGTATTTTTTAGTAATATTATAGGCATTATCCCGGGCTTTCACGCCCCAAGTGCAAGTTTAAATTTAACGCTTTCTTTGGCGCTTATCGTGTTTGTTTATTATCATTTTGAGGGCATTAGAACGCAGGGCGTGGTAAAATACTTCGCTCACTTTATGGGACCTGTGAAAATTTTAGCCCCCTTAATGTTTCCTATCGAAATCGTCTCGCACATTTCACGCGTGATTTCTCTATCGTTTCGTTTATTTGGTAATATTAAAGGCGATGATTTATTTTTAGCTGTGATTTTAGCCCTTGTGCCTTATATAGCTCCACTTCCTGCCTATGTGCTTTTAAGTTTTATGGCATTTTTACAAGCTTTCATTTTTATGATTTTAACTTATGTTTATTTAGCAGGGGCGACCATCGTAGATGAGGGGCATTAA
- the coaE gene encoding dephospho-CoA kinase (Dephospho-CoA kinase (CoaE) performs the final step in coenzyme A biosynthesis.), translated as MKNAYFVSASIACGKSSFLKIMNDMGFESLSADIISNEITQKNAKALAQIFSLKLDENGKLDKKALANLVFNDKNAKAKLESFMHPKIRKELLKKMQILEEKGKIFFVEIPLFFESGFYKNLGKSILIYAPKDLSLERLKRRDNLNDDEALKRIEAQMDIEKKREMADFIIENIGSYEEFRQNCVKFIKSLERNKDEVF; from the coding sequence ATGAAAAATGCTTATTTTGTGAGTGCTAGTATTGCTTGTGGGAAAAGTTCTTTTTTGAAAATAATGAATGATATGGGTTTTGAAAGTCTTAGTGCGGACATTATTTCTAATGAAATCACACAAAAAAATGCTAAAGCTTTAGCACAAATTTTTTCTTTAAAGCTAGATGAAAATGGCAAGCTAGATAAAAAAGCTCTTGCAAATTTAGTATTTAATGACAAAAATGCTAAGGCGAAATTAGAAAGTTTTATGCACCCAAAAATTCGTAAAGAGCTTTTAAAAAAAATGCAAATTTTAGAAGAAAAGGGAAAGATTTTTTTTGTGGAAATTCCACTTTTTTTTGAAAGTGGGTTTTATAAAAATTTGGGAAAAAGCATTCTTATTTATGCCCCAAAGGATTTAAGCTTAGAAAGATTAAAACGAAGAGATAATTTAAACGATGATGAGGCATTAAAAAGAATCGAAGCACAAATGGATATAGAAAAAAAGCGTGAAATGGCGGATTTTATTATAGAAAATATCGGCTCTTATGAAGAATTTAGGCAAAATTGTGTTAAATTCATCAAAAGTCTAGAAAGGAACAAAGATGAAGTTTTTTAA
- the infA gene encoding translation initiation factor IF-1 — protein sequence MAKDDVIEIDGNVIEALPNANFKVELDNKHIILCHIAGKMRMHYIRIMPGDRVKVELTPYSLDKGRITFRYK from the coding sequence TTGGCAAAAGATGATGTCATAGAAATTGATGGAAATGTAATTGAAGCTTTACCTAATGCAAATTTTAAAGTCGAACTTGATAATAAACATATAATTTTATGCCACATAGCAGGTAAGATGCGTATGCACTATATCCGCATTATGCCGGGGGATAGGGTTAAGGTCGAGTTGACTCCTTATAGTCTTGATAAAGGGCGTATCACTTTTAGATATAAGTAG
- a CDS encoding DUF2393 family protein: MQFTFFHILAFVLLLLCFALICVLIFLKFKQKELALILYSINTIFMAILIYSVLTTISEFTTQASLSKLTYTRDLRHESLIVSGRVQNLTKYDIRKCYLHLSITNKKEVGGEVFASENLKNATMKNTSASYTIEIANKLPGNTYKEFSAKVPFPPSFDNAEFYYTLKCI, translated from the coding sequence ATGCAATTTACTTTTTTTCATATCCTCGCTTTTGTGCTTTTATTGCTTTGTTTTGCACTTATTTGCGTTTTAATTTTCTTAAAATTTAAACAAAAAGAACTTGCTCTCATCCTTTATAGTATTAATACAATATTTATGGCGATTTTAATTTATTCTGTTTTGACGACTATTAGCGAATTTACCACCCAAGCTTCACTTTCTAAACTTACTTACACTAGGGATTTAAGGCACGAAAGTCTCATCGTAAGCGGTAGGGTGCAAAACCTCACAAAATACGACATTAGAAAATGCTATCTTCATTTAAGCATTACTAACAAAAAAGAAGTAGGCGGTGAAGTGTTTGCGAGTGAAAATCTCAAAAATGCTACAATGAAAAATACAAGTGCTTCCTATACCATAGAAATAGCCAATAAACTCCCGGGTAACACCTATAAAGAATTCAGTGCCAAAGTCCCCTTTCCACCGAGCTTTGATAATGCTGAATTTTACTATACCCTAAAATGTATCTAG
- a CDS encoding prohibitin family protein, translating into MPADLNDYFNKKNGNSNGGNNHRQNFNFKAPEFNFKGFGKFTPLIYTLIVIVLILIVAKPFVIINSGEMGIKARTGQYDPNPLEPGLHFFLPFIDKVIVVDTRVRQINYASLEGTNENLGIGTGVINKNSISVLDSRGLPVSIDVTVQYQLNPIQVPQTIAVWSLNWENKIIDPVVRDVVRSVVGRYTAEELPTNRNAIATQIEEGIRKTIIAQPNEPVELRAVQLREIILPAKVKEQIERVQIAKQEAERTKYEVERANQEALKKAALAEGEANATIISAKGKATAVKIEADAQAYSNKEIAQSLNTPLLNLKQIETQKAFNEALKVNQDAKIFLTPGGAVPNIWVDTKDAKKQTAVSPN; encoded by the coding sequence ATGCCAGCAGATTTAAATGATTATTTTAATAAGAAAAATGGAAATTCAAACGGCGGAAACAATCATCGCCAAAATTTTAATTTCAAAGCTCCAGAATTTAATTTTAAAGGCTTTGGTAAATTTACCCCACTCATTTATACACTTATTGTTATTGTGTTAATTTTGATTGTAGCAAAACCTTTTGTCATCATAAATTCCGGCGAAATGGGCATTAAAGCCCGCACTGGTCAATATGATCCCAATCCCCTTGAGCCCGGACTTCATTTTTTCCTCCCTTTTATTGATAAAGTTATTGTGGTCGATACTAGAGTGAGGCAAATCAACTACGCTTCACTTGAGGGAACAAATGAAAATTTAGGCATCGGCACGGGCGTGATTAATAAAAATAGCATTTCTGTGCTTGACTCGCGTGGTTTGCCTGTGTCTATTGATGTAACGGTACAATATCAATTAAATCCTATTCAAGTGCCTCAAACCATAGCTGTTTGGAGCTTAAACTGGGAAAACAAAATCATCGACCCTGTTGTGCGTGATGTTGTGCGAAGTGTCGTAGGACGCTACACGGCTGAAGAATTACCAACCAATCGTAACGCCATAGCCACGCAAATCGAAGAGGGCATAAGAAAAACCATCATAGCCCAGCCAAATGAACCTGTCGAGCTTAGAGCTGTGCAACTTAGAGAAATCATACTCCCAGCCAAAGTTAAGGAGCAAATTGAACGCGTGCAAATCGCCAAGCAAGAAGCCGAAAGAACAAAATACGAAGTCGAAAGAGCTAACCAAGAAGCCCTTAAAAAGGCTGCACTAGCAGAGGGTGAAGCAAATGCAACTATCATTAGTGCCAAAGGTAAGGCAACAGCTGTTAAGATAGAAGCGGACGCACAAGCTTATTCTAATAAAGAAATCGCTCAAAGCCTTAACACGCCTTTACTTAACTTAAAACAAATCGAAACGCAAAAGGCTTTCAATGAAGCCCTAAAGGTCAATCAAGACGCAAAAATTTTCCTAACGCCTGGTGGTGCAGTGCCTAATATCTGGGTCGATACTAAGGATGCTAAAAAGCAAACTGCAGTTAGCCCAAACTAG